In methanogenic archaeon ISO4-H5, the following are encoded in one genomic region:
- a CDS encoding transmembrane protein, whose amino-acid sequence MIGGKSYDDYLREQERKNRGQGLSGGSTYRPDVPEVEETSHMTQTPPANKKMQPVSLFFIMFGAVFFLFGLMFIALFLWVVPMSDEVPPVIFLGPGIFMAIGLAIMAAGIYYARTGKTPRNVTINGVSAEEYNRSHGYEPEETEEETEWENEEDSSRLTTDRKS is encoded by the coding sequence ATGATCGGCGGCAAGAGTTACGACGACTACCTCCGCGAGCAGGAGAGGAAGAACCGCGGACAGGGGTTATCCGGCGGTAGCACCTATCGTCCCGATGTACCGGAGGTAGAAGAAACAAGCCACATGACCCAGACGCCCCCGGCGAATAAGAAAATGCAGCCCGTGAGCCTGTTCTTTATCATGTTCGGTGCCGTGTTCTTCCTGTTCGGCCTGATGTTCATAGCCCTTTTCTTATGGGTCGTTCCGATGTCCGATGAAGTCCCTCCAGTCATCTTCCTCGGACCCGGTATCTTCATGGCGATAGGTCTGGCGATCATGGCCGCCGGGATCTATTATGCCAGGACCGGGAAGACTCCCAGGAACGTGACGATAAACGGTGTCTCGGCCGAAGAGTACAACCGTTCCCATGGGTATGAACCCGAAGAAACCGAAGAAGAAACGGAATGGGAAAATGAAGAGGACTCCAGCCGTCTCACGACGGACCGGAAGTCCTGA
- a CDS encoding phosphoribosylaminoimidazolesuccinocarboxamide synthase PurC, which produces MQHIMTGKVKEVYAIDDDTLEFAYTDHISVFDKIIPSMIPHKGETLCRTAKYWFNILTKEGINNHYISEPSKDRMDVKRVQIIRDYSKIDGNTKNYLIPLEVICRYYAAGSLLDRLKSGKVKPEDLGFEPGHEVKKGEKLPKPFVECTTKLEATDMNLTTEEAKKMAGLTDAEYDNIVATTLKIDEIIAREAGKRNLIHCDGKKEYAFDKDRKLMVIDTFGTLDEDRWWDAEEYAKGNIVELSKEFVRQYYRETGYHKALYDAREKGEPEPDIPALPQEIIDRVSKLYVDMYERITGEKF; this is translated from the coding sequence ATGCAGCACATCATGACCGGCAAGGTCAAAGAAGTCTACGCGATCGACGACGACACCCTCGAGTTCGCCTACACCGATCACATCTCCGTTTTCGACAAGATCATTCCCTCTATGATTCCTCACAAGGGAGAGACCCTGTGCAGGACCGCCAAGTACTGGTTCAACATCCTCACCAAAGAGGGAATCAACAACCACTACATCTCCGAGCCCTCCAAGGACAGGATGGACGTCAAGAGGGTGCAGATCATCCGCGATTACTCCAAGATTGACGGGAACACCAAGAACTACCTCATTCCTCTCGAGGTCATCTGCAGGTATTACGCAGCAGGTTCCCTCCTCGACAGGCTGAAATCAGGAAAGGTCAAGCCCGAGGACCTCGGATTCGAGCCCGGACACGAAGTGAAGAAGGGAGAGAAGCTCCCCAAGCCCTTCGTTGAGTGCACCACCAAGCTGGAAGCCACTGATATGAACCTCACCACCGAGGAGGCCAAGAAGATGGCCGGACTCACCGACGCGGAGTACGACAACATAGTCGCCACCACCCTCAAGATCGATGAGATCATCGCCCGCGAGGCAGGCAAGAGGAACCTCATTCACTGCGACGGAAAGAAGGAATACGCCTTCGACAAGGACAGGAAGCTCATGGTCATCGACACCTTCGGAACCCTCGACGAGGACCGCTGGTGGGATGCAGAGGAGTACGCCAAGGGCAACATCGTGGAGCTCTCCAAGGAGTTCGTCAGGCAGTACTACCGCGAGACCGGCTACCACAAGGCGCTTTACGACGCCCGCGAGAAGGGAGAGCCCGAGCCCGACATACCTGCTCTGCCCCAGGAGATCATCGACCGTGTCAGCAAACTGTATGTTGACATGTACGAGAGAATCACCGGCGAGAAGTTCTGA